In the genome of Candida albicans SC5314 chromosome 6, complete sequence, the window ATCACATTTTTGTATCATCATACGGGTCAACGTTGAAAgaatcatttatttttcagtAACTATTGTCTTTAAACGGTgaagaataaaatattattgcTTTTCCtcttccttttctttctcctcctcctccctAAGACCTTCTTGGAATCAATTCTGACGGAATACTTTATGCATTTAAGAAAATTCTATTGTTCTTTTCTCAAATTGGCTATTGATTgtctttgtttgttttttctttcttctcaCTCTTCGCTTACACTTGTGTTTTAAAGCCAGGTCCTCCTTTATTGTCAAAATTGATACATGGTTCATGTACGTTGAATTACAAGAGAAGTAACACATTTttacaataacaatagtcATAAATAAGGAATTATCTTTGTGAATATTTTCGTTTACTCAGATGATATTCTTGTGATCACAAGATATGCTTGCAGTTTTTAACTGATAAGGTTATGGTTATGGGCCATCAGCATGTATTGTGGATTGGTTATGTCGTCATTGCTTCTTTCGAGAAGATTCTTCATCCCCACTTACGAActatgaaaaaattatccaCTGTTTCAATGATTCTCAAAGCTTCTTCAGtaatttttccattttaACACAATATTGGTGTTGAAAACGttctttattaattgttgttggtacGGCTTTTAAGTTATCTCCGtagataaatcaataattacAATTATTACTGAATTTCCTACGATTATTCTCAAATTAAAAGATCTGGTATAATTTGTGGTAATGCAGTAATGTATTCTATAATGGTGAAAGGAGGTGTAAAGTCAATGATACTCCATTATCAAAGCTTATTGGTATTCTACCTATTTACTGAATATAGATTTGTATGTAACTAcgaacaaaaaaaaaaggttttGTGTTataattgcaaaaaaaaaatttaaaccACACAGAGATAGTCGTGTAATTTGGAAacgtttcttttttttttgcagaTGCAGCAATCACAGCAACAACCATaaccatcaccatcaccaccacagCCCAATGACAACAACTACGCCTTAATCTTAAATATGTTGAAAgagataaattttttttcttgacaactaatattataatttatttcgTATCTGtaaaataatgataactGTAATGGTTAAGTATATTTTTAACTCGAATTTTTTTAGTCTAACAAAACCATTGagaaaatgttttttttagattGAAATTTGGTACGAAATTAGGTTTAAAATTAGCCttatataaaaatttggaaatgatgatgatgatgattataCCCTCTTGTGGTGGCACAGTTTCAAAAGTGAACGCCTGTGAATAAACAAGAAAGCAAGAAAGCAAATGTAAATGTAAATAGAAATATAATGTTTTTTTAACCTTGGCTTATACCCCTCacacacaacaacaaccccCCTCCTTTGCTCTTACAGTAGTTCTCTAATATGAATATTGTAAAACGTCTAAAAAGTACTACTAACGTTATTATTACTTCACACTTTAACAATTCAACGTAAAACCTACAATAACCAAGATCAAAcatttgaacaatttagtttactttcaataaatacaaataataatgcattaaattttttgatttctaaCATATAATCCTCTAAACATGTATATTACGTATATAACAGACATTCCAAACATTCAAAATTTCCTCcccaaaaaataatatatataaaaatagatatatatagatatataaatatatgcAAATGGTAATGctaataatacaaatttttctttaccaaaaaaaaaaaaaacatatcATGATGTAAAAAACCTACAAACTGGAAATACTAAAAACCAACCCCGTTCTACCTTCTAGgagaaataaaaattctttatttgtttcttaTCCAATTGAATATTCTTGAAGTTCGTTTCAATCTTGAAGACACTGAACTTACTGATGATGTATCGGTTGCATTTGATCCTCTTCTTCGAAATAAACTTCTATGCATGAAATCATGTTTATTCATGTATTGTGGTGGTGCTTGTGGTTTTGTTGGAGAAGTAGCGGGACCAACTTCTGGtgtagaagaagaagatgatgaaaatgaagaagtagatgatgttgttgctgGTGCAGGGGCTGATGCCACTGATGGCTTTGATCCActctttcttttgaaaacaGGGATCCTCGTCTCATTGAGAATTCTTGTTTCTGCAGGTGATTGTGGTCTAATTGGTGATTGTGGGACAGATCCTTTTCTTTCGAAATCTTCTGATGTGGAAAACACAACAGCTGTAGGTGATATACATGCATCTACCATTGGCGTCGAGTTCCCTGATGATGCTGTTATCGTGGATGCACTTTTTTCAATCGTAGTATTGTCACTACTAACATTTGTGTTGATATACAATGGATCCTTATTAAGGTGAGTTTGCTCATTGGTAACAACAATAGCAGGTGTAGTGGTATTGGCTGTAATATCTGCTGTAAAATTTGGTGATGCTGTAGTGTCCATTGTCGAGTTTGTACTACTCGAAGTTGTGTTTGAATCTAAAGCTTCTGAATTGACACTTACGGGACTATTTCtattcttctttaattCTGAATTACTAGAAGTACTCAAAGTTGTTGCTGATGTAGATGGGGTTGAAGCTGAAGGTAATTCCAAAATGAATTGAGTTTCCGGTGATTTGGATGATGGTGATCCCGATAATCCTATTGAAGAAGGGACTGTAACAGCTGAAACCGATGTTGGCACTGTCGTTGCCGTTGCCGTTGCCGTTGCCGTTGTCGTTGGTGGTGTAGGTGGAGTATCTATAGTGATATTAGTTTTAGGAGATGCAACTCTTTTGCTATCACCATATCGTAATTGAGGGACATATGAGAATGATCTTTTCCCCTTTAAAGAGGgcaaagaagaagaatggTTAAGATATTTGTtgctattgttattgttattgttattgttgcGATTCAATGGAGGAGTCACGGTTCGTTCAATGCCACTAACATTTTCtgatgaaattttcattgcgtttgatataatttttgattgatcataaatatttttatatctACTTGCTTTGGCTCCTGATCTTGGTGTTGCAAACAATGAGCTTGATGATGAGTTGGAAAGGGTTTTCTCAATAGTTTTCGTTTTTAAActtgaatttgatgaattagCAGAAGCTGATTGATAAAATGaaggtggtggtaatgcTTCATCTGATCCATCATTAATATGAAGACGTAAATCTTCTATTTCctcttcgtcttcttcttcttcctcatTATCTTCAAAACTCACCTCTaatctttcttcttcttcttcaatg includes:
- a CDS encoding uncharacterized protein (Ortholog of C. dubliniensis CD36 : Cd36_64990, C. parapsilosis CDC317 : CPAR2_600170, Candida tenuis NRRL Y-1498 : CANTEDRAFT_121753 and Debaryomyces hansenii CBS767 : DEHA2E19712g) yields the protein MSSLPNPNPNHLTPNFNRRGHRHKRSQAMSGDFDAIGLGLFNSPSHLTTNNTTHVSSFSSSSPPPPPPIFSMSDDLDKHYQFNNTEDFANNPNQGFAFPNITKSSGKLESYSSSAPSSGKFNQHMPSNSLNSPIRLHQKRGFQNNSYHHHHNNNNNNPNQPKFFLTNETTVNKDNVPEALIDLDDIFKANLHIGDNNNTGSNSGSIPKTTHFHKRTESAPANFYYDDFLGSPFIKENAIEEEEERLEVSFEDNEEEEEDEEEIEDLRLHINDGSDEALPPPSFYQSASANSSNSSLKTKTIEKTLSNSSSSSLFATPRSGAKASRYKNIYDQSKIISNAMKISSENVSGIERTVTPPLNRNNNNNNNNSNKYLNHSSSLPSLKGKRSFSYVPQLRYGDSKRVASPKTNITIDTPPTPPTTTATATATATTVPTSVSAVTVPSSIGLSGSPSSKSPETQFILELPSASTPSTSATTLSTSSNSELKKNRNSPVSVNSEALDSNTTSSSTNSTMDTTASPNFTADITANTTTPAIVVTNEQTHLNKDPLYINTNVSSDNTTIEKSASTITASSGNSTPMVDACISPTAVVFSTSEDFERKGSVPQSPIRPQSPAETRILNETRIPVFKRKSGSKPSVASAPAPATTSSTSSFSSSSSSTPEVGPATSPTKPQAPPQYMNKHDFMHRSLFRRRGSNATDTSSVSSVSSRLKRTSRIFNWIRNK